The proteins below are encoded in one region of Deltaproteobacteria bacterium:
- a CDS encoding methyltransferase domain-containing protein, translating to MEPESVKRIYAKLSNVYEPLFKRFFYPRIKHAIAYMGIEPGDRVLDVGVGTGLSLSLFPRHCEVIGIDISRQMLKKAREKIRREGLDHITLMEMDAQNLEFDDDTFDKVFISHVVSVVPSPARVMSEVRRVCRNGGRVVIVNHFKSKNKMVEKFEKIVDPLCRRIGWRSDMCLDQFLRESGLRVEQRYKLRKLDLWHLIFAVNEKLTGEPHIDMDGGGMGKAAFNKVGAS from the coding sequence TTGGAGCCGGAGAGTGTAAAACGCATTTACGCGAAGCTTTCCAACGTCTACGAGCCTCTTTTCAAGAGGTTCTTCTACCCCAGGATAAAACACGCCATAGCCTACATGGGCATCGAGCCGGGAGACAGGGTGCTCGACGTGGGGGTGGGCACGGGCCTCTCTCTTTCGCTCTTTCCCAGGCACTGCGAGGTCATCGGCATCGACATCTCGCGGCAGATGCTCAAGAAGGCGAGGGAGAAGATCCGCAGGGAGGGGCTCGACCATATCACGCTCATGGAGATGGACGCCCAGAACCTCGAGTTCGACGACGACACCTTCGACAAGGTCTTCATCTCCCACGTGGTGAGCGTGGTGCCCAGCCCGGCGCGCGTCATGAGCGAGGTGCGCAGGGTCTGCCGCAACGGAGGCCGGGTGGTCATAGTCAACCACTTCAAGAGCAAGAACAAGATGGTCGAGAAGTTCGAGAAGATCGTCGACCCGCTGTGCAGGCGCATAGGCTGGCGCTCCGACATGTGCCTGGACCAGTTCCTCAGGGAGTCCGGCCTCAGGGTCGAGCAGCGCTACAAGCTCCGCAAGCTCGACCTCTGGCACCTCATATTCGCCGTGAACGAGAAGCTCACGGGCGAGCCGCATATCGACATGGACGGAGGCGGCATGGGCAAGGCGGCCTTCAACAAGGTGGGCGCGTCCTGA